One segment of Zhihengliuella halotolerans DNA contains the following:
- a CDS encoding MFS transporter — MSAPAPVAQQKANQRRVAAATLIGTTIEWYDFFIYATAAGLVFAQLFFEPSGQSIGLLLAFASVGISFLFRPLGAFLAGHFGDKIGRRPMLVITLVLMGAATTLIGILPTYETAGVIAPIMLLMLRILQGVSAGGEWGGAVLMAVEHASPGRRGRAGAVPQLGVPLGMLLAAGVTALMIGWIAPGDAFLEWGWRVPFLLSVVLVGVGYFIRRAVDESPVFEEIAQRKEQTRVPVVELFRKHWLLVILAAVVFAGNNAAGYMATGGFIPSYASGPAVGLERTDVLLAVTFAAALWFCFTLLSGFLSDVIGRKRTYLIGFASQALMVFPLFWLINTGDLVLLYVALGLFTIGLGLSYGPQAAWYSEIFPASVRFSGVSISYALGAIIGGAFAPTIAQALVNATGSTDAVSFYLLAMTGLSVVAVALLRDRRGIDLSVSNQAEQEVGATIFDHRRAAAGEAAPAAEPARR; from the coding sequence ATGTCCGCACCCGCACCGGTTGCGCAGCAGAAGGCGAATCAACGACGAGTCGCCGCCGCCACGCTCATCGGAACCACGATCGAATGGTACGACTTCTTCATCTACGCGACGGCCGCCGGTCTGGTCTTCGCGCAGCTCTTCTTCGAGCCTTCCGGACAGTCCATCGGCCTGCTGCTGGCGTTCGCCTCGGTCGGCATCAGCTTCCTCTTCCGTCCGCTGGGCGCGTTCCTGGCCGGGCACTTCGGGGACAAGATCGGACGCCGCCCCATGCTGGTCATCACGCTGGTGCTCATGGGCGCGGCGACCACGCTGATCGGCATCCTGCCGACCTATGAGACGGCCGGCGTCATCGCGCCGATCATGCTCCTGATGCTGCGCATCCTGCAGGGCGTCTCCGCAGGTGGCGAGTGGGGCGGGGCGGTGCTCATGGCCGTCGAGCACGCGTCGCCGGGCCGTCGCGGCAGGGCCGGAGCCGTGCCACAGCTCGGTGTTCCGCTCGGCATGCTGCTGGCCGCCGGGGTGACTGCTCTGATGATCGGGTGGATCGCGCCCGGTGACGCCTTCCTCGAGTGGGGCTGGCGCGTCCCGTTCCTGCTCAGCGTGGTCCTTGTCGGCGTCGGATACTTCATCCGCCGCGCCGTCGACGAGTCCCCCGTCTTCGAGGAGATCGCCCAGCGCAAGGAACAGACCAGGGTCCCCGTCGTCGAGCTCTTCCGTAAACACTGGCTTCTGGTGATTCTGGCCGCTGTGGTCTTCGCCGGGAACAACGCCGCCGGCTACATGGCGACGGGCGGCTTCATCCCGAGCTACGCAAGCGGCCCGGCGGTGGGGCTGGAACGCACCGACGTGCTGCTCGCGGTGACCTTCGCCGCCGCCCTGTGGTTCTGCTTCACTCTGCTCTCCGGTTTCCTCTCCGACGTGATCGGGCGCAAGCGCACGTACCTCATCGGTTTCGCCTCCCAGGCCCTGATGGTGTTCCCGTTGTTCTGGCTCATCAACACGGGAGACCTGGTGCTGCTGTATGTTGCACTCGGCCTGTTCACGATCGGCTTGGGGCTCTCCTACGGCCCTCAGGCAGCGTGGTACAGCGAGATCTTCCCGGCCAGCGTCCGGTTCTCCGGTGTCTCGATCTCCTACGCGCTCGGCGCCATTATCGGCGGAGCGTTCGCCCCGACGATCGCCCAGGCGCTCGTCAACGCGACGGGGAGCACCGACGCGGTCTCCTTCTACCTCCTGGCGATGACGGGACTCTCGGTCGTCGCCGTCGCGCTGCTGCGGGACCGCCGCGGCATCGACTTGTCCGTGTCCAACCAGGCCGAGCAGGAGGTCGGGGCGACGATCTTCGACCACCGCCGCGCCGCGGCCGGCGAAGCTGCGCCTGCGGCGGAGCCCGCGCGGCGCTGA
- a CDS encoding LysR substrate-binding domain-containing protein: MAHYTLRQLECFVAVADTGSLSAAAKALHLSDSAVSGAVTELERSLDARLTIRRKAHGVVLTPSGRYVLEHARGILRSSRDLSLHAADAGAELRGTLMLGSYVTLAPTVLARLIDGYAARHPAVELDFLDGGQMQMHDYAASGRVDLAITYDFGLPSGLASLPLYEATPCAVLSADHPLAGRESLTLTELAAEPMILLDVHTSRENTLSMFSEAGLDPAIRFRTSNYEVTRSLVARGMGYAILVQQPAGSRSYEGRELVVLPLDPVPRPVGVSLVWPRDTKPSQAAQAMIDLARETYGEGGAN, from the coding sequence ATGGCCCACTACACTCTCCGCCAGCTCGAGTGCTTCGTCGCCGTCGCCGACACCGGAAGCCTCAGCGCCGCGGCCAAGGCGCTGCATCTGTCCGATTCCGCTGTCTCGGGGGCGGTGACCGAGCTCGAGCGCAGCCTCGACGCCCGGCTGACCATCCGTCGCAAGGCCCACGGCGTCGTGCTGACTCCGTCGGGGCGCTACGTGCTGGAGCACGCCCGCGGCATCCTGCGCTCCTCCCGGGACCTCTCCCTGCACGCAGCCGACGCCGGCGCGGAGCTGCGGGGGACGCTGATGCTCGGCTCCTACGTCACGCTGGCCCCGACCGTGCTGGCCCGCCTGATCGACGGCTACGCGGCGCGGCACCCCGCCGTCGAATTGGACTTCCTGGATGGGGGCCAGATGCAGATGCACGATTACGCCGCCTCAGGGCGGGTCGACCTGGCCATCACCTACGACTTCGGACTCCCGAGCGGACTCGCGAGCCTGCCCCTCTACGAGGCGACGCCGTGCGCCGTCCTCTCCGCCGACCACCCGCTGGCCGGGCGGGAATCGCTGACCCTCACCGAGCTCGCAGCCGAGCCCATGATCCTCCTGGACGTCCACACCAGCCGGGAGAACACGCTGTCGATGTTCTCCGAAGCCGGCCTCGATCCGGCCATCCGGTTCCGCACGTCCAACTACGAGGTCACGCGGTCCCTGGTGGCGCGGGGCATGGGCTACGCCATCCTGGTGCAGCAGCCCGCCGGTTCCCGGAGCTACGAGGGGCGCGAACTCGTGGTCCTTCCCCTCGACCCGGTACCCCGGCCCGTCGGCGTTTCGCTCGTCTGGCCGCGGGACACGAAGCCCTCGCAGGCCGCGCAGGCCATGATCGATCTGGCCCGGGAGACCTACGGGGAGGGCGGCGCGAACTGA
- a CDS encoding TRAP transporter large permease subunit produces MPTALIALAVFVAVIVVWNVVVKRNMGEAMILGFIATLFFAGAAAPSVAVDSMVEATESEVLYAAAAFVFMTYFVERVGVIGKLVQILSAALGRLRGGPALVDTVTSGVMGALAGGSNTGNAAASGSITGPWMISTGWKRSRAATVIAGNAGLGAALPPSASMIIMIGFAGTMVTTSQVYIALLVAGLYQVLWRIVLTLWFVRRDGVPAETGHHAGAVKQALRAGWPSTLIFFGALIPIFVTVGPLADALTATGRYGESLDEISLIVWIPILIIAISAVIAWRELPRTVSGWWEFFRDSVPHFFTIGVLLYFAIAASQVLDRLGLAADVDQVIGGLSIPTWMLVAIVGFMVVVVAGPLSSTATLSAVGQVSLVTLVGAGIDPLLAVVALLVFASTEGSSPPASGSIFVACGITEAKPESTFIPLIIYYVLPITLLGVLIALGIVPVPIN; encoded by the coding sequence ATGCCTACAGCGCTTATCGCCCTGGCCGTATTCGTTGCGGTGATCGTGGTGTGGAACGTCGTCGTCAAGCGCAACATGGGCGAAGCGATGATTCTCGGATTCATCGCCACACTGTTCTTCGCGGGCGCGGCAGCTCCATCCGTCGCCGTCGACTCCATGGTCGAAGCCACCGAGTCCGAAGTTCTCTACGCGGCGGCGGCGTTCGTGTTCATGACGTATTTCGTTGAACGTGTCGGCGTCATCGGCAAGCTCGTGCAGATCCTCTCCGCCGCGCTGGGACGGCTCAGGGGAGGCCCTGCACTGGTCGATACGGTGACCTCCGGAGTCATGGGCGCCTTGGCGGGTGGTTCGAACACCGGCAACGCTGCCGCGTCGGGATCCATCACCGGCCCCTGGATGATCAGCACTGGATGGAAGCGATCCCGTGCGGCTACGGTTATCGCCGGCAACGCCGGCCTGGGGGCCGCGCTGCCCCCGAGCGCGTCGATGATCATCATGATCGGTTTCGCCGGAACCATGGTCACCACCAGTCAGGTGTATATCGCCCTGCTGGTTGCGGGTCTGTACCAAGTTCTGTGGCGCATCGTTCTCACCTTGTGGTTCGTCCGTCGGGATGGGGTGCCGGCGGAGACCGGCCACCACGCGGGCGCCGTGAAACAGGCACTGCGCGCCGGGTGGCCCTCTACCCTGATCTTCTTCGGTGCGCTGATCCCGATCTTCGTCACGGTCGGACCTCTGGCTGACGCCCTCACGGCGACGGGCAGATACGGTGAATCGCTCGACGAGATCTCGCTGATCGTGTGGATTCCGATTCTCATCATCGCCATCAGCGCCGTCATCGCCTGGCGGGAGCTTCCACGAACGGTGTCAGGCTGGTGGGAATTCTTCCGTGACAGTGTGCCCCACTTCTTCACGATCGGAGTCTTGCTCTACTTCGCCATTGCAGCCAGCCAGGTATTGGACCGGCTCGGACTGGCGGCAGACGTCGATCAGGTCATCGGGGGCCTCAGCATTCCGACGTGGATGTTGGTGGCCATTGTGGGGTTCATGGTGGTGGTCGTCGCCGGTCCACTGTCGTCAACGGCGACTCTCTCCGCAGTCGGCCAGGTTTCGCTGGTCACCTTGGTCGGCGCTGGAATAGACCCGCTGCTGGCCGTCGTCGCACTGCTGGTGTTCGCTTCGACGGAGGGTTCCTCGCCTCCGGCCTCCGGCTCGATATTCGTCGCGTGCGGAATCACGGAGGCCAAACCGGAGAGCACCTTCATTCCGCTCATCATCTACTACGTCCTTCCGATTACCCTGCTGGGCGTCCTCATCGCCCTCGGTATCGTGCCTGTTCCCATCAACTAG
- a CDS encoding IclR family transcriptional regulator, giving the protein MADGNNRGRTVERALDIVDYVSTVRSPVKLSQISRETGLHLATTQRLATTLVQRGYLRATDVGYTVGPSVLSLARAFTLQDRLSVVSFPVLQGLTDATGLTSSIYVRTGNTRVLTCRVEAPHPMRYQLPIGHRLELTRGSGKVLLAFLPAADYEEALAGFSTQTLADGREQTPADLEREVESIRRQGFYLSVSERHHGAVSLAAPIRTPEGDVSGAVNIVAHDDTLSGDEMMKLRPQLMSAARSISEQM; this is encoded by the coding sequence ATGGCAGACGGCAACAACCGCGGTCGCACGGTCGAGCGAGCGCTGGACATCGTCGACTACGTCAGCACGGTCCGCAGCCCTGTGAAGCTGAGCCAGATTTCACGCGAAACCGGCCTGCACCTGGCCACGACCCAGCGACTTGCGACGACTCTCGTTCAGCGCGGGTACCTGCGGGCTACGGACGTCGGCTATACCGTCGGGCCTTCTGTTTTGTCGCTGGCACGCGCGTTCACCCTCCAGGATCGACTCAGCGTCGTATCGTTTCCCGTGCTCCAGGGCCTGACCGATGCCACTGGCCTGACGTCGTCGATCTACGTCCGCACCGGCAACACTCGCGTGCTGACTTGCCGCGTCGAGGCGCCTCACCCCATGCGATATCAGCTGCCGATCGGTCACCGGCTCGAGCTGACCCGAGGCAGCGGCAAAGTATTACTCGCGTTCTTGCCAGCGGCGGACTACGAGGAAGCCCTTGCCGGGTTCAGCACCCAGACGTTGGCGGATGGTCGCGAGCAGACGCCCGCAGACCTCGAGCGTGAAGTCGAGTCCATCCGCAGGCAGGGTTTCTACTTGAGCGTTTCAGAACGCCACCACGGGGCGGTCAGCCTCGCAGCCCCGATCCGGACACCGGAAGGCGATGTGTCGGGCGCTGTCAATATCGTGGCGCACGACGACACGCTGAGCGGCGACGAGATGATGAAGCTTCGACCTCAGCTCATGAGCGCCGCACGCTCCATCAGTGAGCAGATGTAG
- a CDS encoding NAD(P)-binding domain-containing protein, protein MRVAVLGLGEAGRVFAEGFARHGHAVAGFDPADVSVDSAVERKSSVAEAVGDADVVLSLTTAAHAVSAASEAAFSARSGAVYIDMNSGSPQLKAEVRDATLGRDIEVVDGAVIGSVRSVGIGVEVLLAGPAAEEAARRLAVLGGNPTAISEVLGAASQRKLLRSVFMKGLGALISESMDAAELGGEPEWMREQIAGALADGDPGVERLRSGTLLHAARRGRELSDSLAGLAGPESSWPVTFGAREYHLRAAHSEMDLSSSLATIPTAALGDAGDRMGLLHSSIKPVWDAPAVAGRALTVWTRPGDNAAVHRALDIARPGDVLVVAAGGHVERALMGELIGERAVSKGIRAFITDGAVRDAQELAKIGFPVWAGGVSPAGPYKDGPGRVDVPVSIGGAVCSPGDYIVADGDGVIVIPSVAAESLLSRGRAVLADEALRRSEILRRREEGDS, encoded by the coding sequence ATGCGAGTTGCAGTGTTGGGTCTGGGGGAGGCCGGTCGGGTGTTCGCGGAAGGGTTCGCCCGGCATGGCCACGCAGTGGCAGGGTTCGATCCTGCCGATGTCAGCGTCGACAGCGCAGTCGAACGCAAAAGTTCCGTGGCAGAGGCGGTGGGCGACGCCGACGTCGTACTCAGCCTGACGACGGCCGCACACGCGGTTTCGGCCGCGAGCGAGGCCGCCTTCTCTGCGCGGAGCGGGGCCGTGTACATCGACATGAATTCGGGATCGCCGCAGCTCAAGGCGGAGGTTCGCGACGCGACGCTCGGACGCGACATCGAAGTCGTGGACGGGGCGGTCATCGGGTCGGTTCGAAGCGTGGGTATCGGGGTTGAAGTACTGTTGGCTGGCCCGGCCGCGGAGGAAGCCGCACGGAGACTGGCAGTCCTGGGTGGCAACCCCACGGCGATCAGCGAGGTGCTCGGCGCCGCTTCCCAGCGCAAGTTGCTGCGCAGCGTCTTCATGAAAGGTCTCGGGGCGCTCATCAGCGAGTCGATGGACGCTGCGGAACTGGGCGGCGAACCCGAGTGGATGCGCGAACAGATCGCGGGCGCTCTGGCCGATGGTGATCCGGGGGTGGAGCGGCTGCGCTCGGGGACGCTTCTCCATGCGGCCCGGCGGGGTCGAGAGCTCTCGGACAGTCTCGCCGGACTGGCTGGGCCGGAGTCATCATGGCCCGTGACGTTCGGGGCGCGGGAGTACCACTTGCGGGCCGCGCACTCCGAGATGGACCTGTCGAGCAGCCTCGCCACGATTCCCACAGCCGCGTTGGGCGACGCCGGCGACCGGATGGGGTTGTTGCACTCGTCGATTAAGCCGGTGTGGGACGCTCCAGCGGTGGCCGGCCGGGCGTTGACAGTTTGGACGCGTCCTGGAGACAATGCGGCTGTGCACCGGGCGCTGGACATCGCGCGTCCGGGTGACGTGTTGGTCGTGGCCGCCGGTGGTCACGTCGAACGGGCACTGATGGGAGAGCTGATCGGTGAACGCGCCGTCTCCAAGGGAATCCGCGCCTTCATTACCGACGGCGCCGTGCGTGATGCGCAGGAACTGGCGAAGATCGGCTTTCCCGTGTGGGCCGGGGGCGTTTCGCCGGCTGGTCCCTACAAAGATGGCCCCGGGCGCGTCGACGTCCCGGTTTCCATTGGTGGCGCCGTGTGCTCGCCCGGTGACTACATCGTGGCCGATGGCGATGGCGTGATCGTCATCCCGTCCGTGGCGGCCGAATCTCTGTTGTCCCGCGGCCGGGCGGTACTGGCCGATGAAGCCCTCCGCCGAAGTGAGATCCTCCGCCGGCGCGAGGAGGGTGATTCCTGA
- a CDS encoding cytochrome P450: protein MSATFHQTTVQRCPVHEGAEPSRLGAAVSGGTAPGESREAPVADWVTLDALHRDPFPLYRRLREEAPVHWIPALNRYLVTSYAACHAIEQDEATFSADERESLMKRAMGHSMLRKDNPEHQRDRDSYGKTLRPATIKKHWNGIFEQNYVDCLRRLKKAGPGADFVWDFAAPYAAENLRLVMGFQNATEADMQRWSQTMIDGTGNYADDPDIWAKSERSSAEVDAAIDEMLPYFKDHPDHSLLSGLASLPIPLEAIRANMKMTIGGGLNEPRDVLATTVWALLREPEQLEAVVADPSLHTAAFEESVRWVAPIGMYPRQVARDTVLEGIRLRRGDRVGVAIGAANRDPAVFEDPESFDIMRPKKPHLAFGGGVHFCAGTWVARAQVAQIAMPRIFDDLPGLRLDESSPAVAGGWVFRGMLEMPVAWD from the coding sequence GTGTCAGCCACCTTCCACCAGACCACCGTCCAGAGATGCCCCGTTCATGAGGGCGCCGAACCCTCGCGCCTAGGCGCCGCCGTCTCTGGCGGAACCGCCCCAGGCGAGTCTCGTGAAGCCCCCGTCGCCGACTGGGTAACGCTCGACGCGCTGCACCGGGACCCGTTCCCGCTCTACCGAAGGCTCCGCGAGGAGGCACCCGTGCACTGGATCCCGGCGCTCAACCGTTATCTGGTGACGTCCTACGCGGCTTGTCACGCAATCGAGCAGGACGAGGCGACATTCTCCGCCGACGAGCGCGAATCGCTGATGAAACGGGCTATGGGGCACTCGATGCTGCGGAAGGACAACCCGGAGCATCAGCGGGACCGCGACTCCTACGGGAAGACGCTCCGACCAGCCACAATCAAGAAGCACTGGAACGGCATCTTCGAGCAGAACTACGTTGACTGCCTCCGACGGCTCAAGAAGGCCGGCCCCGGCGCCGACTTCGTCTGGGATTTCGCGGCCCCGTACGCGGCGGAGAACCTCCGGCTCGTCATGGGCTTCCAGAACGCCACCGAAGCGGACATGCAGCGCTGGAGCCAGACGATGATCGACGGGACCGGAAACTACGCCGACGACCCCGACATCTGGGCCAAGAGCGAACGGTCCTCCGCGGAGGTGGATGCGGCCATCGACGAGATGCTGCCGTACTTCAAGGACCATCCCGACCATTCCCTCCTCTCGGGACTCGCGAGCCTGCCCATCCCGCTCGAGGCGATTCGCGCCAACATGAAGATGACGATCGGCGGCGGCCTCAACGAGCCACGCGACGTGCTGGCGACCACCGTGTGGGCCCTACTGCGCGAGCCGGAGCAGCTGGAGGCGGTGGTTGCGGACCCGTCCCTGCACACCGCGGCGTTCGAGGAGTCGGTGCGCTGGGTCGCCCCGATCGGCATGTATCCGCGGCAGGTCGCCAGGGACACCGTCCTCGAGGGCATCCGGCTCCGCCGCGGCGACCGCGTCGGCGTGGCGATCGGGGCGGCCAACCGTGACCCGGCGGTATTCGAGGATCCGGAATCCTTCGACATCATGCGTCCGAAGAAGCCGCACCTGGCCTTCGGCGGCGGCGTGCACTTCTGCGCCGGCACGTGGGTCGCGCGGGCGCAGGTGGCCCAGATCGCGATGCCGCGGATCTTCGACGATCTTCCGGGCCTGCGGCTCGACGAGTCCAGCCCGGCGGTCGCCGGCGGCTGGGTCTTCCGCGGCATGCTCGAGATGCCCGTCGCCTGGGACTGA
- a CDS encoding helix-turn-helix transcriptional regulator — protein MAETLRRVLRLLNLLQSRPVWTGTELAAELGVTTRSVRRDVQRLRDLGYPVSAEQGVGGGYLLAAGRALPPLLLDDDEAIAVAVGLRLATGGSVGGVGEAAVRAMAKLDQVLPSRLRGSVDAVVQSTVSLDGSRDVAETVSAETLVDVARAIRTPERIVFAYAKAYGAESDLAERRAEPYRLVSAGRRWYLMAYDVDREDWRTFRLDRMGPVRRTGWRFPAREAPDPVEFVGKAISQRPYPAVTKIRIEAPAETVRARVPAAAATIEPDGPDACVLTAGASSSDFVAFHVARLGLPARILESVGAGVDLQRLGRQLLDMAGERPGDAGGQFAPPSP, from the coding sequence ATGGCCGAAACACTGCGGCGCGTGCTGCGATTGCTGAACCTCCTGCAGTCACGACCTGTCTGGACCGGGACCGAGCTCGCGGCGGAGCTGGGGGTCACCACGCGGTCCGTTCGCCGCGACGTCCAGCGCCTGCGGGACCTCGGCTACCCGGTCAGTGCCGAGCAGGGCGTAGGCGGCGGCTACCTGCTCGCGGCCGGCCGGGCCCTGCCGCCGTTGCTGCTCGACGACGACGAGGCCATCGCGGTCGCCGTCGGCCTGCGTCTGGCTACGGGAGGCAGCGTGGGAGGTGTGGGCGAGGCCGCAGTGCGCGCGATGGCCAAGCTCGACCAGGTCCTTCCCTCGCGGCTTCGCGGTTCCGTCGACGCCGTGGTGCAGTCGACGGTGTCGCTGGACGGCTCCCGAGATGTCGCGGAGACGGTCTCCGCGGAAACGCTGGTGGACGTCGCGCGGGCGATCCGGACCCCCGAGCGGATCGTGTTCGCGTACGCCAAGGCGTACGGGGCAGAATCGGACCTCGCGGAGCGGCGCGCGGAGCCGTACCGGCTCGTCTCGGCAGGGCGGCGCTGGTACCTCATGGCGTACGACGTCGACCGCGAGGACTGGCGCACGTTCCGGCTGGACCGCATGGGTCCGGTCCGCCGGACGGGGTGGCGGTTCCCAGCCCGGGAGGCCCCGGACCCCGTCGAGTTCGTCGGCAAGGCGATCTCGCAGCGGCCCTACCCGGCGGTGACGAAAATCCGGATCGAAGCGCCGGCCGAGACCGTGCGGGCGCGCGTCCCCGCGGCGGCCGCGACGATCGAACCCGACGGTCCCGACGCCTGCGTGCTCACGGCGGGGGCGTCGTCGTCGGACTTCGTGGCCTTCCACGTCGCGCGGCTCGGTTTGCCCGCGCGCATCCTGGAGTCTGTGGGCGCGGGCGTGGACCTGCAGCGGCTGGGGCGGCAGTTGCTGGACATGGCCGGCGAGCGGCCGGGTGACGCCGGAGGTCAGTTCGCGCCGCCCTCCCCGTAG
- a CDS encoding 2Fe-2S iron-sulfur cluster-binding protein: MPNITFVQPTGEAVELEAAEGTSLMRAAVSNGVDGIVGECGGQAMCATCHVYVRPEHADGLSEVTEDEDEMLDCTVAERTERSRLGCQIAVGLEHDGIVVDVPSGQV, encoded by the coding sequence ATGCCCAACATCACCTTCGTCCAGCCGACCGGTGAAGCTGTCGAACTCGAAGCCGCCGAGGGCACCTCGCTCATGCGCGCGGCGGTGAGCAACGGCGTCGACGGTATCGTCGGCGAATGCGGCGGCCAGGCCATGTGCGCCACGTGCCACGTCTACGTCCGGCCCGAGCACGCAGACGGCCTGAGTGAGGTCACCGAAGACGAGGACGAGATGCTCGACTGCACCGTCGCGGAACGCACGGAGCGTTCCCGGCTCGGCTGCCAGATCGCGGTCGGTCTCGAACACGACGGGATCGTCGTCGATGTCCCATCCGGGCAGGTCTGA
- a CDS encoding NAD(P)/FAD-dependent oxidoreductase gives MDETTAGAGVVVIGGGQAGIQAADSLRAAGYEPPVTVIADEDGLPYQRPPLSKDYLGQGPSPEPLPLRAGGFFVDRRIDLRRGVAATAIDRTRRRVALSDGEHLEYDYLILATGASNRVLTCPGAELPGVRGLRTLEDAQALRGELETVGDVVVVGAGFIGLEFAAAARQRGVRVTVLEFGDRPMGRALTPAAGDWFAGAHRRNGVDLRFGEGIGSIAAGDDGRAVAVVSTTGRRYRADLVVVGIGVVPNTGLAADAGLEIDNGIVVDESLATSDPAILAVGDCANFPSARSGSRLRLESVQNATDQGRHASRIILEGTERYDDVPWFWSTQGAIRLQIAGVSAPGDATSVVGDPAAGRFSVICHRDGRLSAVESVNSPADHLAARKLLSSGDGPSLQDVAAPGFSLKAFARNAANRTASTH, from the coding sequence ATGGACGAAACCACGGCAGGCGCCGGCGTCGTCGTGATCGGCGGGGGACAGGCCGGAATCCAGGCCGCGGACTCGCTGCGTGCGGCCGGATACGAGCCGCCGGTGACCGTCATCGCGGACGAGGACGGGCTCCCGTACCAGCGCCCGCCGCTGTCCAAGGACTACCTGGGGCAGGGGCCATCACCGGAGCCGCTGCCGCTGCGGGCCGGCGGATTCTTCGTCGATCGACGCATCGACCTGCGCCGCGGCGTCGCGGCGACCGCGATCGACCGGACGAGGCGCCGCGTCGCCCTGTCCGACGGCGAGCACCTCGAATACGACTACCTGATCCTCGCCACCGGTGCCAGCAACCGCGTACTGACCTGTCCCGGAGCGGAGCTGCCGGGGGTCCGCGGGCTGCGCACGCTCGAGGATGCGCAGGCTCTGCGCGGAGAGCTCGAGACGGTCGGCGATGTCGTCGTGGTCGGCGCCGGATTCATCGGCCTGGAGTTCGCGGCCGCCGCTCGTCAGCGGGGCGTGCGCGTCACCGTCCTCGAATTCGGAGACCGGCCCATGGGCCGCGCCCTGACTCCGGCCGCCGGCGACTGGTTCGCGGGTGCCCACCGGCGCAACGGCGTCGACCTCCGCTTCGGCGAGGGGATTGGGTCCATCGCGGCCGGAGACGACGGCCGGGCCGTCGCCGTCGTGTCGACGACGGGGCGCCGCTACCGCGCGGACCTTGTGGTGGTGGGCATTGGCGTCGTCCCGAACACGGGGCTCGCCGCCGACGCCGGCCTCGAGATCGACAACGGGATCGTCGTCGACGAATCGCTCGCGACCTCTGACCCGGCGATCCTGGCGGTGGGCGACTGCGCGAACTTCCCGAGCGCACGCAGCGGCTCACGGCTGCGGCTGGAATCGGTGCAGAACGCCACCGATCAGGGCCGGCACGCCTCCCGGATCATTCTGGAGGGCACCGAGCGGTACGACGACGTCCCGTGGTTCTGGTCTACCCAGGGCGCGATCCGGCTGCAGATCGCCGGCGTCTCCGCGCCGGGGGACGCCACCAGCGTGGTGGGGGACCCCGCCGCGGGCAGATTCTCCGTGATCTGCCATCGCGATGGGCGCCTCAGCGCGGTGGAGTCCGTGAACTCGCCAGCCGACCACCTGGCCGCGCGCAAGCTGCTCTCCTCCGGGGACGGGCCGTCGCTTCAGGACGTCGCGGCCCCGGGATTCTCGCTCAAGGCGTTCGCACGAAACGCCGCCAACCGCACTGCCTCCACCCACTAG